CACGCACGAAGTGCTCAAGGGGGTATCGCTGCAGGCCAAGGCTGGCGATGTGATCAGCATCATCGGCTCCTCCGGCTCCGGTAAGAGTACCTTTCTGCGTTGCATCAACTTTCTGGAGCAGCCGAGCCAGGGCCGCATCCGGGTGGGCAACGAGGAAATCCGCACCGTGGCGGACAAGAACGGCGCGTTGCGCGCCGCCGACCCGCGCCAGCTGCAGCGGTTGCGCACCCGGCTGGCGATGGTGTTCCAGCATTTCAATCTGTGGGGGCACATGACGGTGCTGGAAAACGTGATCGAGGCGCCGGTGAACGTGCTGGGGCTGGAGCGCGCCGAAGCCATCGTCCGTGCGCGTCGTTACCTGGCCAAGGTCGGGCTGGCCGCCGCGGTGGAAGACAAGTACCCGTCGCACCTGTCCGGCG
Above is a genomic segment from Vogesella indigofera containing:
- a CDS encoding ABC transporter ATP-binding protein encodes the protein MYQLTVEELHKQYGTHEVLKGVSLQAKAGDVISIIGSSGSGKSTFLRCINFLEQPSQGRIRVGNEEIRTVADKNGALRAADPRQLQRLRTRLAMVFQHFNLWGHMTVLENVIEAPVNVLGLERAEAIVRARRYLAKVGLAAAVEDKYPSHLSGGQQQRVAIARALAMEPDVMLFDEPTSALDPELVGEVLKVMQALAEEGRTMVVVTHEMGFAREVSNHVIFLHQGRIEEQGDPKQVLVAPRSERLAQFLSGSLK